A genomic region of Mycobacterium senriense contains the following coding sequences:
- a CDS encoding PaaI family thioesterase: MTDAAQDPKDLDPEYEHHGGFPEYGVANPGPGFGRFVAAMRRLQDLAVSADPDDAVWDDAADRVAALTELLGPFQAAVEGRAPAGRTPDLPGMGSLLLPPWTLTRYEPDGCEMQGHFTRFHVGGNHAVHGGVLPLLFDHMFGMVSHASNRPISRTAFLHVDYRKVTPIDAPLAVRGRVTNTEGCKAFVSAELVDADGALLAEANGLMVQLLPGQP; the protein is encoded by the coding sequence GTGACGGACGCCGCCCAGGATCCCAAAGACCTCGACCCCGAATACGAACATCACGGCGGCTTTCCCGAATACGGGGTGGCCAACCCCGGGCCCGGCTTCGGCCGGTTCGTGGCGGCGATGCGCCGGCTGCAGGATCTCGCCGTGTCGGCCGACCCCGACGACGCCGTGTGGGACGACGCGGCCGACCGCGTCGCGGCGCTGACGGAGCTGCTGGGCCCGTTTCAGGCCGCCGTGGAGGGCCGGGCGCCGGCCGGGCGGACGCCGGACCTGCCCGGCATGGGCAGCCTGCTGTTGCCGCCCTGGACGTTGACGCGCTACGAGCCGGACGGCTGCGAGATGCAGGGCCATTTCACCCGGTTCCACGTCGGCGGCAACCACGCGGTGCACGGCGGCGTGCTGCCGCTGCTGTTCGACCACATGTTCGGGATGGTGTCGCACGCTTCGAACCGGCCGATCAGCCGCACGGCGTTCCTGCACGTGGACTACCGCAAGGTCACCCCGATCGACGCGCCGTTGGCGGTGCGCGGACGGGTCACCAACACCGAGGGGTGCAAAGCGTTCGTGTCCGCGGAACTGGTCGACGCCGACGGCGCGCTGCTGGCGGAGGCCAACGGCCTGATGGTGCAGTTACTCCCAGGCCAGCCGTGA
- a CDS encoding adenylosuccinate synthase: MPAIVLIGAQWGDEGKGKATDLLGGRVQWVVRYQGGNNAGHTVVLPTGENFALHLIPSGVLTPGVTNVIGNGVVVDPGVLLDELKGLEDRGVDTSKLLISADAHLLLPYHVAIDKVTERYMGNKKIGTTGRGIGPCYQDKIARIGIRVADVLDREVLTHKVEAALELKNQILVKIYNRKALDPHQVVEALLEQAEGFRHRIADTRLLLNQALEAGEAVLLEGSQGTLLDVDHGTYPYVTSSNPTAGGAAVGSGIGPTRIAAVLGILKAYTTRVGSGPFPTELFDENGEYLSKTGGEFGVTTGRRRRCGWFDAVIARYATRVNGITDFFLTKLDVLSSLETVPVCVGYQVDGARIYEMPMTQSDLARAEPIYEELPGWWEDISHAREFDDLPAKARDYVLRLEELAGAHISCIGVGPGRDQTIVRRDVLSARP, encoded by the coding sequence ATGCCGGCAATCGTCCTCATCGGCGCCCAATGGGGTGACGAGGGCAAAGGTAAGGCCACCGATTTGCTCGGTGGGCGCGTTCAGTGGGTGGTGCGATACCAGGGCGGCAACAACGCCGGGCACACCGTCGTCTTGCCCACCGGGGAGAACTTCGCGCTGCACCTGATCCCGTCGGGGGTGCTCACGCCCGGTGTCACCAACGTCATCGGCAACGGTGTGGTGGTGGACCCCGGCGTGCTGCTGGACGAGCTCAAGGGACTCGAAGACCGCGGCGTCGACACCTCCAAGCTGCTCATCTCCGCCGACGCGCACCTGCTGTTGCCCTACCACGTGGCCATCGACAAGGTCACCGAGCGCTACATGGGGAACAAGAAGATCGGCACCACCGGCCGCGGCATCGGCCCCTGCTACCAGGACAAGATCGCGCGCATCGGCATCCGGGTCGCCGACGTGCTGGATCGGGAAGTGTTGACGCACAAGGTCGAAGCCGCGCTGGAGCTGAAGAACCAGATCCTGGTCAAGATCTACAACCGCAAGGCGCTGGACCCCCACCAGGTGGTCGAGGCCCTGCTGGAACAGGCCGAGGGCTTCAGGCACCGCATCGCCGACACCCGGCTGCTGCTCAACCAGGCGCTCGAGGCCGGCGAGGCCGTGCTGCTGGAAGGCTCGCAGGGCACCCTGCTCGACGTCGACCATGGCACGTATCCGTATGTGACGTCGTCGAATCCGACCGCGGGCGGCGCGGCGGTGGGTTCGGGCATCGGCCCCACCCGGATCGCCGCGGTGCTGGGAATCCTCAAGGCCTACACCACCCGGGTGGGCTCGGGCCCGTTCCCCACCGAACTGTTCGACGAGAACGGCGAATACCTGTCCAAGACGGGCGGCGAATTCGGCGTCACCACCGGCCGGCGACGGCGCTGCGGCTGGTTCGACGCCGTCATCGCCCGCTACGCCACCCGGGTCAACGGCATCACCGACTTCTTCCTGACCAAGCTCGACGTGCTGTCCAGCCTGGAGACGGTTCCGGTGTGCGTGGGCTACCAAGTCGACGGCGCCCGCATCTACGAGATGCCGATGACGCAGAGCGATCTGGCGCGCGCCGAACCGATCTACGAAGAGCTGCCCGGCTGGTGGGAGGACATCTCGCACGCCCGGGAGTTCGACGACCTGCCCGCCAAGGCGCGCGACTACGTGCTGCGGCTGGAAGAGCTTGCCGGAGCGCACATTTCGTGCATCGGTGTGGGACCCGGGCGTGACCAGACCATCGTGCGCCGCGACGTCCTTTCGGCCCGTCCGTGA